Proteins found in one Actinokineospora alba genomic segment:
- a CDS encoding class E sortase, with translation MNPGGRPLFSGEHGRPIDPLPGEHGRPPRAGEPGHPPGAQVRHPAPGRPLGPPPPPRVNPDAPTEYIPSLDDDYDYDEYDDYEDDDYYDDEPEPRPKITPGLLAVRSIGELLITAGMVVLLFVVYEVWITDLISAGKQNDVTSALEEDWKKPAEPERTEHFTFAEGQGIARLYIPALGSDYKFTIVEGTSEANLEVGPGHYKQSAAPGAPGNFGVAGHRVGKGAPFNDLDLLQSCDAMIVETRGNWYIYRMLPTVEDAKNWAQAGTDPFCAGGPGSAKVEPLTGEYAATIGRRIVTPRDSAVVAPVPGNLASKTPPEQRQKLITLTTCHPKFSNRQRMILHGVLVRVHPKSDPALPPELRESR, from the coding sequence TTGAACCCCGGCGGCCGCCCCTTGTTCTCAGGTGAGCACGGCCGCCCCATCGACCCACTCCCCGGTGAGCACGGCCGCCCCCCGCGAGCCGGTGAGCCTGGTCACCCTCCGGGCGCCCAGGTCCGGCACCCGGCTCCCGGGCGCCCTCTGGGCCCCCCACCGCCCCCGCGGGTCAACCCGGACGCGCCGACGGAGTACATCCCCTCCCTGGATGACGACTACGACTACGACGAGTACGACGACTACGAGGACGACGACTACTACGACGACGAGCCCGAGCCCCGCCCCAAGATCACTCCGGGGCTGCTGGCCGTGCGCTCCATCGGCGAGTTGCTCATCACCGCCGGGATGGTCGTGCTGCTGTTCGTCGTCTACGAGGTGTGGATCACCGACCTGATCTCCGCGGGCAAGCAGAACGACGTCACCAGCGCCCTCGAAGAGGACTGGAAGAAACCCGCCGAACCCGAACGCACCGAGCACTTCACGTTCGCCGAAGGCCAGGGCATCGCCAGGCTCTACATCCCCGCCCTCGGCTCCGACTACAAGTTCACCATCGTCGAGGGGACCTCGGAGGCCAACCTCGAGGTCGGCCCCGGTCACTACAAGCAGTCCGCCGCCCCCGGCGCGCCCGGCAACTTCGGCGTCGCGGGCCACCGGGTCGGCAAAGGGGCGCCCTTCAACGACCTCGACCTGCTCCAGTCCTGCGACGCGATGATCGTCGAGACCCGCGGCAACTGGTACATCTACCGGATGCTGCCCACGGTCGAGGACGCCAAGAACTGGGCCCAGGCAGGCACCGACCCGTTCTGCGCGGGCGGCCCCGGGTCGGCCAAGGTCGAGCCGCTGACCGGCGAGTACGCCGCCACCATCGGCCGCCGCATCGTCACCCCGCGCGACTCCGCGGTGGTCGCCCCCGTGCCGGGCAATCTCGCATCCAAGACGCCTCCGGAGCAGCGGCAGAAGCTGATCACCCTGACCACCTGCCACCCCAAGTTCTCCAACCGGCAGCGGATGATCCTGCACGGCGTCCTGGTCCGCGTGCACCCCAAGTCCGACCCGGCCCTACCCCCGGAACTCCGCGAATCCCGCTGA
- a CDS encoding SDR family NAD(P)-dependent oxidoreductase: MTSTALITGGTGGLGSAVTNAFLGAGWRVVVPWVVEAELGRLGTHDRLELVRADLFDQADVAACAERAAADTHAPLAAVVNLVGGFAMGGRLHETPIDDFDRMLRLNLRPTYLVTQAALPHLIAAGGGSVVCVSARAAANPFPGASGYITAKAAVSGLVGALAAEYGRDGVRVNAIMPGVIDTPANRADQPDADRSGWVRPEKIAETILFLCGHNGSAVSGGVIPVAGTG; this comes from the coding sequence ATGACTTCGACGGCGTTGATCACCGGGGGCACCGGTGGGCTGGGCTCGGCAGTGACGAACGCGTTCCTCGGCGCCGGATGGCGGGTCGTGGTGCCCTGGGTGGTGGAGGCCGAACTGGGCAGGCTCGGCACCCATGACCGGCTCGAACTCGTCCGCGCCGACCTCTTCGACCAGGCCGACGTGGCCGCGTGCGCCGAACGCGCGGCGGCCGACACGCACGCGCCGCTCGCCGCGGTGGTGAACCTTGTCGGTGGGTTCGCGATGGGCGGGCGGCTGCACGAGACCCCGATCGACGACTTCGACCGGATGCTGCGGCTCAACCTGCGGCCCACGTACCTGGTCACCCAGGCCGCGCTGCCACACCTGATCGCCGCGGGCGGCGGCTCCGTCGTGTGTGTCTCGGCGCGGGCGGCGGCGAACCCGTTTCCCGGTGCGTCCGGCTACATCACGGCGAAGGCGGCGGTGTCCGGACTGGTCGGGGCGCTGGCCGCGGAGTACGGCCGAGACGGTGTCCGGGTCAACGCGATCATGCCCGGGGTGATCGACACCCCGGCGAACCGCGCGGACCAGCCCGACGCCGACCGGTCCGGCTGGGTCCGCCCGGAGAAGATCGCCGAGACGATCCTGTTCCTCTGTGGACACAACGGATCCGCGGTCTCGGGCGGGGTGATCCCGGTCGCGGGCACGGGCTGA
- a CDS encoding class I SAM-dependent methyltransferase, giving the protein MEQSVRTNWESFWHDLPREKGLPVWDSDGAITATAQLSLFQHHFAEGLPVLDIGCGNGTQTAALAATFPRVLGMDFAPAAIEHARSLQADSPAEFREFDLGDTARAAELHEELGDANVYMRGVLHQMPDEIRADAVASLSTLLGGSGHLFAAELAPSAAQTIQSALGQAADAVPKLQRVFRYGLTPASWQDGKFEALLDDAGIDVVDSGTITLHGTDTLPSGAQLDLPMNYVVARNQR; this is encoded by the coding sequence ATGGAACAGTCGGTCCGGACCAATTGGGAAAGTTTCTGGCACGATCTTCCGCGGGAGAAGGGTCTGCCGGTCTGGGACAGCGACGGCGCCATCACCGCGACGGCACAGCTGTCGCTCTTCCAACACCATTTCGCCGAGGGACTTCCCGTCCTCGACATCGGGTGCGGCAACGGGACGCAGACGGCCGCGCTGGCGGCCACGTTCCCCCGGGTGCTGGGCATGGACTTCGCCCCCGCGGCGATCGAGCACGCACGGTCGCTGCAGGCCGACAGCCCCGCCGAGTTCCGGGAGTTCGACCTCGGTGACACCGCCCGCGCGGCGGAGCTGCACGAGGAACTGGGCGATGCGAACGTCTACATGCGAGGCGTGCTCCACCAGATGCCCGACGAGATCCGCGCCGACGCGGTCGCCTCACTCTCGACCCTGCTGGGCGGCTCCGGCCACCTCTTCGCCGCCGAACTCGCGCCGTCGGCCGCGCAGACCATCCAGTCGGCGCTCGGCCAGGCCGCCGACGCCGTGCCGAAGCTGCAGCGGGTCTTCCGCTACGGCCTGACCCCCGCGTCCTGGCAGGACGGAAAGTTCGAGGCACTCCTCGACGACGCGGGCATCGACGTCGTCGACTCCGGCACGATCACCCTGCACGGCACCGACACCCTGCCCAGCGGCGCCCAGTTGGACCTGCCGATGAACTACGTGGTCGCCCGCAACCAGCGCTGA
- a CDS encoding 4'-phosphopantetheinyl transferase family protein — protein sequence MIERILPAAVIAVEAYDDPPDAVLFPEEEQVIAKSVEKRRREFTTARHCARLALARLGLPPAPILPGERGAPGWPDGVVGSMTHCAGYRAAVLARDTDIVTVGIDAEPHQPLPDGVEKVVTRPEERVHLAELAAADPAVHWDKLLFAAKESVYKAWFPLTHKWLGFDDARITIGPAGTFEAELMVPGPVIESGTLAGFSGRWLVDRGLVVTAISLPVGN from the coding sequence ATGATCGAGCGCATCCTGCCCGCCGCCGTGATCGCGGTCGAGGCCTATGACGACCCGCCGGACGCGGTCCTGTTCCCGGAGGAGGAACAGGTGATCGCCAAGTCCGTGGAGAAGCGGCGGCGCGAGTTCACCACCGCTCGGCACTGCGCCCGGCTGGCGCTCGCCCGACTGGGCCTGCCGCCCGCGCCCATCCTGCCCGGCGAGCGCGGCGCCCCCGGCTGGCCGGACGGCGTCGTCGGCAGCATGACCCACTGCGCGGGCTACCGGGCCGCGGTGCTCGCCCGCGACACCGACATCGTGACCGTCGGCATCGACGCCGAACCCCACCAGCCGCTGCCCGACGGCGTCGAGAAGGTGGTGACCCGGCCCGAGGAGCGCGTGCACCTGGCCGAGTTGGCCGCCGCCGACCCCGCGGTGCACTGGGACAAGCTGCTGTTCGCGGCGAAGGAAAGCGTCTACAAGGCGTGGTTCCCGCTGACCCACAAATGGCTCGGCTTCGACGACGCGCGGATCACCATCGGCCCGGCGGGCACGTTCGAGGCCGAGCTCATGGTGCCCGGCCCGGTCATCGAGAGCGGAACGCTAGCGGGCTTCTCGGGCCGCTGGCTTGTCGACCGGGGTCTCGTCGTCACCGCCATCAGCCTCCCCGTCGGGAACTGA